The DNA region CACAGGCCAGGCTCGAACTCGAGTCCTCCGTGTCGAAGACGCTCCCGTCGATCTGGGTCTCGGGGACGACCTGCGAGGCGATCGAGAACGCCTTCGCGGCCGACGACACGATCGAGCGATTCGAACTGGTCGCGAGTGCCGAAGACCGGCTCCTCTACGACGTCGACTCCGAGCGCGGACAGTACCTCTACGACGAGTTGCTCTCTTCTGGCGGCTCGTTGCTCGAGGGGAGCGGCGTCGATTCCTGGTGGCAGTTCAAGATGCGATTTCGGACGCGCGAGCACCTCGTCGATACCCACGAGGCACTCGAGAGCCAGGGCATCGTGGTCGATTTGATCCGCGTCACTGACGTCTCGACGGTGTCGACTGGGAACACACGGCTCACGCCGGAGCAACACGAGGCGTTGACGGCCGCGTTCGAGAAGGGGTACTTCAAGATTCCGCGCCAGATTTCGATGGAGGAACTCGCGAACGACCTCGGCATCTCCCACCAGGCGCTCTCGGAACGATTGCGGCGCGCGTACGGGACGCTAGTCGACGCGGAGGTACAGCCGGTGAACGAGCAGACGACCGACTAAAACAGTTCTTCGAACGATTGGACGCGGTAGTCGCCGAGCACGCAGCGTCCGCGCCGGTCGTGACCGACGCGTTCGACGTGAATCGCGTCAAGGCCGGCGTTCCAGGCAGCGCCGACGTCCCCGGCACCGTCGCCAGCGAGGACGCCCTGGTGTCCGTTTTCGGCGACCCCCAGGTTCGACATTACCTGCTCGACAGGGGTCGGGTCGGGTTTCCAGCCCGTCTCCGGGGTACAGCACAGCACGTCGTCGAACCAGTCGCGAATCCCGACGTGGTCGAGGACGGGATCGGCCAGGAACTGCTGGCAGTGGGTGACGAGGCCGACCGGCGTCTCGAGGTCGCCGACGAACGCGGCGTCTTCGTGGAGGTACGTCTGTTCGGCGCGAACGAGCGGATCCTCCTCGGCGTGGAAGGCGTCCCAGAACGCCGACGGCTCGATGCCCCAGGCCCTGAGCTGAGCGTCGCGGGAGCCGGTGAGGCCGTTCCAGAGGATATCGGCTTCCCGGTCGGTGAACTCTCGACCGAGCCGGTCACCGACGCGGTCGAACACCTCGCGGGTGTAGGACCACTCGACGTCGATCAGGGTCCCGTCGAGATCGAGGAGCCAGAAGTCGTACTCCGAGACCATGTGGAGCTACCAGTAGTCGCTCCGCTTATAAGTGTGTGTCGCCGCGAGCGCCGCCGGTGACGGTATTGCTGGTTTCCCACGTCGCTCGTGTCGCCCGTCAGACGTCCCTCACGTCCCCCGTCACACGTCACTTCCCCATGAGCGCAGAACTCACCGACGCGGTGACTCGAGCCTGACCTCCCTCGTCTCGACGCCGGCGCAGGAGGGACAGACGAACCGGTAGTGGACGGACCGTCCGGACGTCGTCACGTGCCAGCCCGCGTCGTCGCCGTCGTAGCCGCACTCTCGGCACCGGGCACTGGTTCGATCGAGTCGCTGGCGCAGTCGTTCGAACGGCGACCGACTTCTCTGTATAGACATGTGTTAACATACAACTCAGGGTCGTATAATTGTCCGCATCAGTCACGAACGAAGAATGTTCACCACCGCGATAGGGACTGGCGTTTTATGACCGGCCCGAAACTAGAGTGGACATGGACGACACCGACGGACGAGACGGGAAGGGCGACGTCGACCGAGCCGTGAAGGCGAGGGCGATCGACGAGGCGCCGATCGGCGTCTCCCTCTCCGATCCGTCACGCGAGGACAACCCGCTGGTGTACATAAATCCGGCCTTCGAGCGACTCACCGGCTACGACGACGAGGCGGTTCTCGGACGAAACTGTCGATTCCTCCAGGGGCCGGACTCGAGCCCCGAAGTGGTCGCGGAAATGCGGGCCGCTATCGAGGAAGAACGACCGGCGACGGTCGAACTCCGGAACTACCGAGCGGACGGCACCGAGTTCTGGAACGAGGTGACGATCGCCCCTGTTCGCGACGAGACGGGAACCGTCACGCACTACGTCGGCTTCCAGAACGACGTCACGGCCAGAAAGGCAGCCGAGCTCGCCCTCGAGGAACGAACCGAGGAACTGGAGTACATCCTCGAGCGCGTCGAGGGCCTGATCCAGGACGTGACCAGCGTCGTCGCCGGATCGACCTCCCGGAGCGACCTCGAGACCGCAGTGTGTAGCCGAATCGCCGAGGAAGCCGCCTACGAGGGCGCCTGGATCGGCGAGCGCAATCCTGCAACAGACACGCTCGAGGTGCGAGCGAGCGTCGGCGTCGACCCCGACGATGTGCCGATCGACGCCGATCACCCCGCGACGACCAGCCTCGCTTCGGAGTCCGTCGTCGTCGACACGGTCGAGGGGTGGACCCACGCCTCGTTCCCGCTCGTCTACAACGGCGTCGAGTACGGGACGCTGACGGTCTGCAGCGACGACTCGCACGAGGTCGACGACCGCGAGACGATCATCCTCTCGGCGCTCGCACGGGCGGTCGCCAGCGGGATCAACGCTCGCGAGACCAGTCGCATGCTCGCGACCGACGCCGTCGTCGCCGTCGAACTCGAGCTGACCGACCGCGACCTCCCACCAGTTGCGATCAGCGCCGAGACGGGCGGCCGCCTCGAGTACCGCCGATCGGTTCACCGGGTGGGCGACGACACGGCGTCGCTGTTTACGGTCACGAACGCCGACGCCGAAGAACTGGCGACGGCCGCCGACGGTCTCGAGGGAATCGACCTCGCAGTTCTCGTCGAGCGGGCGGACCGCACGCTGATCGAACTCAACGCCGAGGACGACCTCGTCGAGTGGCTCTCTGAACGCGGCATTCTCGTCCAGTCGATCGAGGCCGAGGACGGTCGCGCCCGCGTGACCCTCGAGATTCCGCACTCGACGAACGTTCGCAGCGTCGTCGAGTCGGTCCAGGCGCGGTACGACGGAACGGACGTCATTTCCTTCCGCCAGCACGAACGTGGCGGCGAGACCCGCGAGGAGTTTGCCGCCAGACTCGAGGACGAACTGACCGAACGCCAGTTCGCCTCCCTGCAACGGGCGTACCTCGGCGGCTACTTCGAGTGGCCCCGTCCAACCACTGGCGAGGAACTCGCCAGTTCGATGGGCGTCTCGCGACCGACGTTCCACGAACACCTGCGGAGCGCCGAAGCGAAACTCTGTCAGGCGTTCTTCGAAGGTGAGTGAAGTGACGTTCGTCGAAGGCGAGTAAGGCGAAGAAAGATCACCCTAGACTCGCTTACTGGGCCGTAGTCGCCCCTTAGCGCCGAAAAACCGAGTAGGACGGTCACCCGCGTTTATATACTCGTCTGTGGTGGCAACGCACACATGCTCGAGATCCCACTCCAGATCGGTGGCGGCGGCTTCCTGTACTGGGCGATCATCTTCTTCGTCCTGGCGATCATCGCCGCGGCGGTCGGGTCCCGCGGCGTCGCCGGGGTGAGTATGGAGATCGCACGGATCTTCGTGTTGATCTTCATCATCCTCGCGATCGTCGCCCTGTTACTGTAGCCGCCCTCGAGTGTCGGTACTCGGAGTCCGAGACTCGAGGCCGAAAACCAGAGAGGAGACCGGTAATCAGAGAGAGGGAGCCGGAGATACGAGGCCGGAAAACAGAGAAGCGACGCCAGCGTGCGGGCTGGCTACCGGGTCGAGACCGTCGTCTTCTTCGCAATGTAAGTGGATCCGGTTACGTGCCTGTGGGAACGCCTAACAGGCTCCGCCACGAATATAACGAACAGGGTTTACCATGACTGAACTCGGCGGCTTTCACGACAGGGTTGCTCGCATCGATCTCTCCTCGGAGTCGGTCGATTACGAGTCGGTCGACGACGACGACGCCCAGAAGTACATCGGGGCTCGCGGACTCGGCGTAAAGTACGTCTTCGAAAACGGACCAGACGTCGATCCCGAGGGGCCAGAGAACCTGCTCGCGTTCATGAACGGACCGCTGACGGGCACGCAGGTGCCGATGTCCGGGCGAATCGCGGTCTGTACCAAATCGCCACTCACCGGGACCGTCACCGACAGCCATCACGGCGGCTGGTCCGGCGCTCGGCTGAAGTGGGCCGGCTTCGACGGCCTGCTGTTCGAAGGCAGGGCCGACGAGCCCGTCTACGCCGTCGTCGAGGACGGCGAGGTCGAACTCCGGGACGCCTCTCACCTCTGGGGAAGCGGCGTCCACGAGACCCGCGACCGACTCGAGGAGGAAGTAGACGGTGCGTACGGGAAGAACCTCTCGCTGATGGCGATTGGTCCCGGCGGCGAGAACGGCGTGAAGTACGCCTGCATCATGAATGAAGACGACCGGGCCTCCGGCCGGGGCGGCACCGGCTGCGTGATGGGGTCGAAGAACCTCAAGGCGGTCGTCGTCAAGTCGACGACGAAGATGCCCAAGCCCGCGGACCAGGAGACGTTCAGGGAGGGCCACCAGCAGGCGATGAAGGCGATCCAGGAATCGGACGTCACCGCGCCCAACGAGGGTGGCCTCTCGATGTACGGGACGAACGTCCTGATGAACATCGGCGAGGAGATGGACGGCCTCCCGACGAAGAACGCCCAGTACACCTCGACCGAAAGCATGCGCGAGGCCGAGGGCGTCGACATCGACGCCGAGCGCGTCTCCGGGGAGAACGTCCGCGAGAACATCCTCGTCGACGAGCCGACCTGTCACTCCTGTCCGGTCGCCTGCAAGAAGGAAGTCGAGGTGCAGACGATGCACAAGGGCGAAGAGATGAACGTCAGGACGGAGTCCTACGAGTACGAGTCGGCCTACGCGCTCGGCCCGAACTCCGGGCACACCGACCGCGACGCCGTCGCCCTCATGATTGAGCGCTGTAACGACGTG from Natronosalvus rutilus includes:
- a CDS encoding helix-turn-helix domain-containing protein; translation: MSTIAEFRIPASDTAMETTFERAPQARLELESSVSKTLPSIWVSGTTCEAIENAFAADDTIERFELVASAEDRLLYDVDSERGQYLYDELLSSGGSLLEGSGVDSWWQFKMRFRTREHLVDTHEALESQGIVVDLIRVTDVSTVSTGNTRLTPEQHEALTAAFEKGYFKIPRQISMEELANDLGISHQALSERLRRAYGTLVDAEVQPVNEQTTD
- a CDS encoding DUF1328 domain-containing protein, whose protein sequence is MLEIPLQIGGGGFLYWAIIFFVLAIIAAAVGSRGVAGVSMEIARIFVLIFIILAIVALLL
- a CDS encoding HVO_0649 family zinc finger protein yields the protein MSIQRSRSPFERLRQRLDRTSARCRECGYDGDDAGWHVTTSGRSVHYRFVCPSCAGVETREVRLESPRR
- a CDS encoding aldehyde ferredoxin oxidoreductase family protein; the encoded protein is MTELGGFHDRVARIDLSSESVDYESVDDDDAQKYIGARGLGVKYVFENGPDVDPEGPENLLAFMNGPLTGTQVPMSGRIAVCTKSPLTGTVTDSHHGGWSGARLKWAGFDGLLFEGRADEPVYAVVEDGEVELRDASHLWGSGVHETRDRLEEEVDGAYGKNLSLMAIGPGGENGVKYACIMNEDDRASGRGGTGCVMGSKNLKAVVVKSTTKMPKPADQETFREGHQQAMKAIQESDVTAPNEGGLSMYGTNVLMNIGEEMDGLPTKNAQYTSTESMREAEGVDIDAERVSGENVRENILVDEPTCHSCPVACKKEVEVQTMHKGEEMNVRTESYEYESAYALGPNSGHTDRDAVALMIERCNDVGVDTIETGNMMAMAMEMSEQGKLEEGDLEWGDYETMIDMIDRIGHREDDLADLLAEGPRRVADRKDAHDNSLAVKGQTIAAYDPRCMKGMGIGYATSNRGACHLRGYTPAAEILGIPEKVDPYEWEGKGELTAAFQDLHAISDSFDICKFNAFAEGIEEYVDQYNGMTGLDVSEDELMEAGERIYNLERYYNNLAGFDGADDSLPARFLEDGIRGQGASEGEYCELDEMKEEYYEHRGWVDGVVPDEKLDELGIDMGPGTGVSAGDSPAPADD
- a CDS encoding HAD family hydrolase, with the protein product MVSEYDFWLLDLDGTLIDVEWSYTREVFDRVGDRLGREFTDREADILWNGLTGSRDAQLRAWGIEPSAFWDAFHAEEDPLVRAEQTYLHEDAAFVGDLETPVGLVTHCQQFLADPVLDHVGIRDWFDDVLCCTPETGWKPDPTPVEQVMSNLGVAENGHQGVLAGDGAGDVGAAWNAGLDAIHVERVGHDRRGRCVLGDYRVQSFEELF
- a CDS encoding bacterio-opsin activator domain-containing protein, encoding MDDTDGRDGKGDVDRAVKARAIDEAPIGVSLSDPSREDNPLVYINPAFERLTGYDDEAVLGRNCRFLQGPDSSPEVVAEMRAAIEEERPATVELRNYRADGTEFWNEVTIAPVRDETGTVTHYVGFQNDVTARKAAELALEERTEELEYILERVEGLIQDVTSVVAGSTSRSDLETAVCSRIAEEAAYEGAWIGERNPATDTLEVRASVGVDPDDVPIDADHPATTSLASESVVVDTVEGWTHASFPLVYNGVEYGTLTVCSDDSHEVDDRETIILSALARAVASGINARETSRMLATDAVVAVELELTDRDLPPVAISAETGGRLEYRRSVHRVGDDTASLFTVTNADAEELATAADGLEGIDLAVLVERADRTLIELNAEDDLVEWLSERGILVQSIEAEDGRARVTLEIPHSTNVRSVVESVQARYDGTDVISFRQHERGGETREEFAARLEDELTERQFASLQRAYLGGYFEWPRPTTGEELASSMGVSRPTFHEHLRSAEAKLCQAFFEGE